A window from Lampris incognitus isolate fLamInc1 chromosome 5, fLamInc1.hap2, whole genome shotgun sequence encodes these proteins:
- the zgc:110222 gene encoding protein EOLA1, giving the protein MSVRVSCLSFRQPYAGLVLDGVKTVESRWRPVLPAVEERTLAVHIAQRDWEGEDWREVLSGALHMDPFQIRTLLESGERYGRGVVAGLVEVGETWCCSASLPDEDLRDLERRALLVGLQDKFLTRLSNPRWLTTPLFTKGHKDIWTVDIPISFLPPDTYVHTYPGLGPAPGTGQ; this is encoded by the exons ATGTCTGTCCGGGTCAGCTGTCTGTCGTTCCGCCAGCCGTACGCCGGTCTGGTTCTGGACGGGGTGAAGACCGTCGAGAGCCGCTGGCGGCCCGTTCTGCCCGCCGTGGAGGAGCGGACCCTGGCGGTCCACATCGCGCAGAGGGACTGGGAGGGAGAGGActggagggaggtgctgtccgGGGCGCTGCACATGGACCCGTTCCAGATCCGAACGCTCCTGGAGTCCGGCGAGCGGTACGGCCGCGGCGTAGTGGCGG GCCTGGTTGAGGTGGGCGAGACCTGGTGTTGTTCGGCCTCTCTGCCAGACGAGGACCTGCGTGACTTGGAGAGACGGGCTCTTCTGGTTGGTCTACAGGACAAGTTTCTGACCCGCTTGTCCAACCCGCGCTGGTTAACGACGCCACTCTTCACCAAGGGACACAAAGACATCTGGACTGTAGACATCCCAATATCTTTTCTGCCCCCCGACACGTACGTACACACATATCCAGGACTCGGACCGGCGCCAGGAACTGGACAGTGA